The segment GAGGGCCTCGCCGATCGCGACGGGGTCGGCGTCGAGGTCGAGCAGGCGTCGGCACCGGCTGACGGCGGCCGCGAGGTCGCGCACGTCGCTCAGGTGCAGGGTGACGGGGAACGCTCCCCCGGCCGGCGGATGCACCGCGACGACGCCCCAGCCGCGCGGGAGTCGCACGGTGGAGCGGTAGGCGCCCCCGCGGTACTCCTCGACACCGGGCACTGCGGTGGCGATGAGGTGGCCGAGGAGGTTGGACGGCTCGAGGGGTTCCCGGAACGGCAGCCGGAGCGAGACGACGCCCGACCGCGAGCCTCCTGCGGCCCCCGCTCCCGACTCGGGGCCGGCGCCGCCGCGCGCGTCCCGCTCGGCCGCCGCTCGACGCAGCTCGGTCGGCGTCGCCGCGTAGGTGGCGCGCACCACGTCGTTGAACGCCCGAACCGACGAGAATCCGGCGGCGAAGGCGACATCGGCGAAGGGCAGCTCGGTGGCCTCGACGAGGGTCCGGGCGGACTGCGCGCGCTGCGCCTGGGCGAGGGCCAGGGGGCCCGCTCCCAGCTCCTCCTGCAGGAGCCGCTCCACCTGCCGCACGCTGTACCCGAGCGCCTCGGCCAGTCGCGGCACCCCCTCGCGGTCGACGACGCCGTCGGCGATGAGTCGCATGGCCCGGGCCACGGTGTCGGAGCGGACGTTCCACTCGGGCGAGCCCGGGGTGGCGTCGGGCCGGCATCGCTTGCACGCGCGGAACCCGGCGGACTGCGCCGCGGCGGCGGAGGCGTAGAAGCGCATGTTCTCGGTCTTGGGGGTGCGCGCCGGGCAGCTCGGGCGGCAGTAGATACCGGTCGACGAGACCCCGAGGTAGAACATGCCGTCGAAGCGCGCATCGCGGCTCCGGACAGCACCGCGGCAGAGGGTCTCGTCGAGGGGCATGACTCCATCCTCCCCGGTGGGCCTGGTGTTCTCTAGCGAGAATGCGACATCGCTGTGGGGTGATCCCCGTGCGCCAGAAGCCAATCGAACGCGACGGGCAGGGCGGTCAGCACCGAGACGTGCCCGTCCCGCGGGCGCAGCCAGAGATCGGCCGTCGGTACCGCTCCGACGAGTCTCTCGCCGTGCGACCGCGGGATGACGCGGTCGAGGGCGCCCTGCACGACGAGCGCGGGCGACACGATGGCTCCGAGGTCGACGCCCCACGGGGTCGTGAACGCGACGTCGTCGTCGATCAGCCCCGCGGCTCCTGCGCGGTCCGCCTCGCCCGCGTCGGCGCCGAGAGGCCGCCAGGTGCCGTCGAGCTCCGCGTAGTCGGCCGGGACGAAGCTCGACGGGTCGAACTCGTCCGTCTCCGCGAAGAGCTCGCGGGCCTCGCGACCGTGGAGCGCCGCGCGCAGGCCCCCGGGAGCCGCCATGCCCTCGAACCAGTCGGGCTCGTCGTCGACCGGGGCCACGCCCGCGAAGGTGACGACGCCCGTCACCCGGTCGCCGAGGACGGCGGCGCAGGCGAGGGCGTGCGGACCGCCGCCGGAGGCCCCCAGGGTCGCGAAGCGGTCGACACCGAGCCGGTCGACGATCCGTTCGACGTCGGTGGCCGCGGAGGAGACGGCGCGGCCGGGCCGGGGAGTCGACCCGCCGTAGGACGGCCTGGCGTACGTGATGACCCGGATCCTGCGGTCGCGCGCCGGATCGACC is part of the Frondihabitans sp. 762G35 genome and harbors:
- a CDS encoding AlkA N-terminal domain-containing protein — encoded protein: MPLDETLCRGAVRSRDARFDGMFYLGVSSTGIYCRPSCPARTPKTENMRFYASAAAAQSAGFRACKRCRPDATPGSPEWNVRSDTVARAMRLIADGVVDREGVPRLAEALGYSVRQVERLLQEELGAGPLALAQAQRAQSARTLVEATELPFADVAFAAGFSSVRAFNDVVRATYAATPTELRRAAAERDARGGAGPESGAGAAGGSRSGVVSLRLPFREPLEPSNLLGHLIATAVPGVEEYRGGAYRSTVRLPRGWGVVAVHPPAGGAFPVTLHLSDVRDLAAAVSRCRRLLDLDADPVAIGEALGADPHLRALVQESPGRRVPRTLDPEALALRAVLGQQVSTAAARTHAGRLVAALGEEIVDPDGGLTHLFPRPVDVVAAAPVLDRSLRMPESRRRTVLTMATALADGTVDLGAGADWQAVRAGLLALPGIGPWTVETVAMRALGDPDAFLPSDLGILKAARDLDLPDKVPALERASRAWSPWRAYAVQYLWATSPHAVNSLPETSLPAGIPEGVTV
- a CDS encoding alpha/beta fold hydrolase → MAEQLDVAVDDGHVLRVHDSGADPEAVLTVVWHNGSPHTGALLPPVVDPARDRRIRVITYARPSYGGSTPRPGRAVSSAATDVERIVDRLGVDRFATLGASGGGPHALACAAVLGDRVTGVVTFAGVAPVDDEPDWFEGMAAPGGLRAALHGREARELFAETDEFDPSSFVPADYAELDGTWRPLGADAGEADRAGAAGLIDDDVAFTTPWGVDLGAIVSPALVVQGALDRVIPRSHGERLVGAVPTADLWLRPRDGHVSVLTALPVAFDWLLAHGDHPTAMSHSR